From a single Paenibacillus sp. FSL R5-0345 genomic region:
- a CDS encoding EsaB/YukD family protein → MKGTIGMDYIMVTLQTGIAQRIDLKVPMFVTIEELLVMFASSLHVKMNGNVRLQAEPLGRILNNSKTLDQEGVAHGALLTLI, encoded by the coding sequence ATGAAAGGAACAATCGGAATGGACTATATCATGGTAACTTTGCAGACCGGTATTGCTCAAAGGATAGACCTGAAGGTTCCGATGTTTGTGACTATAGAGGAACTATTGGTTATGTTCGCTTCTTCACTTCACGTAAAGATGAACGGTAATGTTAGACTTCAGGCAGAACCGCTCGGGAGAATTCTGAATAATAGCAAGACTTTGGATCAAGAAGGTGTAGCCCATGGCGCACTGCTCACACTCATCTGA
- a CDS encoding DUF5050 domain-containing protein codes for MNGNLLSGGLVMKAGESLLITDIKNYTGTYFVDLDHPHAAPTHYEGLFWFMNEAGNFLYYSDQLKGNALCKLDIEQQKEELLLDKPCYQLLRHEDCLYYIHEEDHRLYCYTTNSKRNTSLIDEHVDSFLLYEGLLYCATPRGIIRSTESGGQRESISGMVTTGLIMVGDILACADKKNRHCLTLLDLKTNDTTVMNGIDVASISTDGRYIYCTNRLNGNSIYRIDPVHGGSIRICGMSADYLHVLENDLYFCNGREWYRLSLFGGEAQTITYTGRYSHE; via the coding sequence ATGAATGGCAACCTGTTAAGCGGTGGATTAGTCATGAAAGCTGGAGAATCACTGCTTATTACGGATATCAAGAACTATACAGGCACTTACTTCGTTGATTTGGATCATCCTCATGCAGCGCCAACTCACTATGAAGGGCTGTTCTGGTTCATGAACGAAGCCGGCAACTTCCTTTATTACAGTGATCAGTTAAAGGGAAATGCACTCTGTAAGCTGGATATCGAACAACAGAAGGAAGAACTATTACTTGATAAACCCTGTTATCAGCTGCTGCGTCACGAAGATTGCTTGTATTACATTCATGAGGAAGATCATCGATTGTACTGCTATACAACTAACAGCAAACGTAATACAAGCCTGATTGATGAGCATGTAGATAGCTTTCTTTTGTATGAAGGTTTACTTTATTGTGCAACGCCACGGGGAATCATCCGAAGTACTGAGTCCGGAGGGCAGAGAGAATCGATAAGCGGCATGGTAACGACTGGGCTGATTATGGTTGGAGACATTCTCGCATGTGCGGACAAGAAGAATAGACATTGCTTGACGCTACTCGATCTTAAAACTAACGACACAACAGTTATGAATGGTATAGATGTCGCTAGTATCAGCACAGATGGCAGATATATTTATTGTACTAACCGGCTAAACGGCAACAGTATTTATCGAATAGACCCAGTGCATGGGGGAAGTATTCGGATATGTGGAATGAGCGCTGATTATTTGCATGTTTTGGAGAATGATCTTTATTTTTGCAACGGTCGTGAATGGTATCGACTCTCTCTATTTGGGGGAGAAGCCCAGACAATAACCTACACAGGAAGGTACAGCCATGAGTGA
- the essC gene encoding type VII secretion protein EssC: MSDEFSRQPRFLPDMPRGEIDVPNPPMINEKPEISWFGILLPPIVMLIITVLIAMTSQSIYLLISVATTVMTLIGSLTGATTQIRKYKRKKKEREEKYLQFITDVRSELSIAREQQVKAMNEMSPEPAECVQRILRRDNKLWEKTPSHNDFLALRIGVGGAPLELQIKYTKQAIILETDPLLMEPQRLAMEFEKVSNVPITVNLVSSEICGIAGESNKTADLIKLMLLQLVTHHGYDDVRIIVLAAEDELDKWDWLKFVPHLWDDGFNIRFLLCGKAIAHQTLSEIYGALKEREMRPLGGGVLPHYLFIVEDASLLESELISKYLYNGSAQLGVSTLFIAKNSAYLPMNCKTVIHLNGKSGEMANRLTGEKIVFTPDQADIKDLDLVARKLAPLRIKNANANFSLPSSITLMEMLKNEKVSEVNVMLNWTRNKTYMGMSVPIGIRAGGEALHLDMHEAGFGPHGLVAGTTGSGKSELLQSIIVSQAIHYHPHDIAFVLIDYKGGGMADVFKGMPHLVGTITNLDGNQTTRALLSIKSELMRRQRVFSEYGVNNIDKYQKLFYSKNVKGDMPAIPHLIMIADEFAELKQDQPDFMKELVSTARVGRSLGVHLILATQKPAGVVDDQIWSNSKFKICLKVQDEADSRDVIKRPDAAMIKEPGRAYIQVGNDEIFELFQSAYSGADYDPKGELQKQENKPKRIYKIALNGRSEQIFPLEEEKIAKNESASQLHAMVEYITETAKQYGISPIKGPWLPPLPEVVYLDSLLTNSFAEGRWPQQQKLLSVPVGIMDDPRGQRQEALEIDFASEGNLFVYGTPGTGKTVFLKTLCISMALMYPPDEVNIYIMDFGGSSLKATEKLPHVGGVMTLEQEDKIDQFIRFVFRVMEERRTLFENTGSEGFSDYRRSGRKLPSFVVMVDNYFALSETYEDFDAQMVLLAREGFKYGIYMVATATNSALVRYKFSVNFKMAISFQMTEKSEYDGIVGRTEGLEPAKVPGRGLVRGKPPLEFQTSLPDYQHTATELILERMEALHLSGATPIPVMPSTIDLWQLNNDTEQLAIGLANNDLLPVFIDLLATPVLMVAGEAMSGKSTLLVSWMKLLSDKQDLEVYALDSSAMGIYELMQQPYVTDLSNVDDLDDFIEGIKEQLETRRSELLSCRMSGGDVGALMKQWKQMIFVIDRLSEFTSGDMYMLQELIERVVKQERGMKVAVLAADNTSDLTSNWDSLGKTIREEQAGILLGRIKEQNLFNVSLPYGTQEKDGEQGDGYLIVKNKYTGLRCAVWSKENQVAAGIGV; this comes from the coding sequence ATGAGTGATGAATTCAGCCGTCAGCCCCGTTTCTTGCCGGATATGCCTAGGGGAGAAATTGATGTTCCTAATCCACCCATGATTAACGAGAAGCCAGAAATCTCTTGGTTTGGAATATTACTCCCACCTATCGTGATGTTGATTATTACCGTATTAATTGCAATGACTTCACAGTCCATCTATTTACTAATCTCAGTTGCGACTACCGTGATGACTCTAATCGGCTCTCTTACAGGGGCGACAACGCAGATCAGAAAATATAAACGGAAAAAGAAAGAACGAGAAGAGAAATACCTTCAGTTTATTACCGATGTGCGCAGTGAATTATCAATCGCTCGCGAACAGCAGGTAAAAGCCATGAATGAAATGAGCCCGGAGCCAGCGGAATGTGTGCAGAGAATTTTGCGTAGAGATAACAAGCTGTGGGAAAAAACACCGTCTCATAATGATTTTTTGGCTCTGCGAATCGGGGTAGGCGGTGCACCGCTCGAGCTGCAGATCAAATACACCAAACAGGCGATTATTCTTGAAACGGACCCGCTCTTGATGGAGCCGCAAAGATTGGCTATGGAATTCGAGAAGGTCTCGAACGTTCCCATAACGGTTAATCTAGTGAGCTCTGAAATATGCGGGATTGCCGGGGAGAGTAATAAGACAGCCGACCTTATAAAGCTAATGCTTCTACAGCTAGTGACTCATCATGGTTATGACGATGTCAGGATTATTGTTCTTGCCGCAGAGGATGAGCTGGATAAATGGGATTGGCTAAAATTTGTACCCCACCTATGGGATGACGGTTTTAATATCAGATTTCTTTTATGTGGTAAAGCCATTGCCCATCAGACTTTGTCCGAGATTTATGGCGCTTTGAAGGAGAGAGAGATGAGGCCTTTGGGTGGTGGGGTTTTGCCGCATTATCTCTTTATTGTTGAAGATGCTTCCTTGCTCGAGAGTGAGCTAATCAGTAAATATTTATATAACGGCAGTGCACAGCTTGGGGTATCAACCCTTTTTATCGCCAAGAATTCCGCTTATTTGCCCATGAACTGTAAAACCGTTATTCATTTAAATGGAAAAAGCGGTGAAATGGCCAATCGATTAACCGGAGAGAAGATTGTGTTTACACCGGACCAGGCAGACATTAAAGACTTGGATCTGGTGGCGAGAAAGCTTGCGCCGCTGCGGATTAAGAATGCAAACGCTAACTTCTCGTTACCGTCCTCCATCACACTGATGGAAATGCTGAAGAACGAAAAGGTATCTGAAGTAAATGTGATGTTGAACTGGACACGTAACAAAACTTATATGGGTATGAGCGTACCTATAGGGATAAGGGCTGGTGGAGAAGCTTTACATCTGGATATGCATGAGGCTGGGTTCGGACCCCATGGTCTAGTAGCCGGGACCACAGGCTCTGGAAAAAGTGAATTACTGCAAAGTATCATCGTATCCCAAGCGATTCATTACCACCCCCATGATATTGCTTTTGTACTTATCGATTACAAAGGGGGAGGCATGGCAGATGTATTCAAGGGAATGCCTCATCTAGTCGGTACCATTACGAATCTGGATGGGAATCAAACGACGAGAGCTCTGCTATCTATCAAAAGTGAGCTCATGCGGAGGCAACGTGTCTTCTCGGAATATGGCGTGAACAATATTGATAAATACCAAAAATTATTTTATAGCAAAAATGTAAAAGGTGACATGCCAGCCATCCCTCATCTAATTATGATTGCGGATGAGTTCGCGGAGCTGAAGCAGGATCAACCGGATTTCATGAAAGAGCTTGTAAGTACGGCCCGGGTAGGTCGAAGCCTTGGCGTTCATTTGATCCTTGCTACACAGAAGCCTGCCGGCGTAGTGGATGATCAGATTTGGAGTAACTCGAAATTTAAAATATGTCTTAAAGTGCAGGATGAAGCTGATAGTAGGGATGTTATTAAGCGTCCTGATGCGGCCATGATTAAGGAACCGGGACGGGCCTATATACAAGTAGGGAATGATGAGATCTTTGAGTTGTTCCAGTCTGCTTATTCCGGTGCTGATTATGATCCGAAAGGCGAACTGCAGAAACAGGAGAACAAGCCGAAACGAATCTATAAGATAGCCCTGAATGGTAGAAGCGAGCAGATCTTTCCGCTGGAGGAAGAGAAAATAGCCAAAAATGAGTCGGCCTCCCAGTTGCATGCCATGGTTGAATACATTACGGAGACTGCCAAGCAATATGGGATTTCTCCAATAAAAGGGCCTTGGCTACCGCCGCTGCCTGAAGTAGTTTACCTTGATTCCTTGCTTACGAATAGCTTTGCGGAGGGTAGATGGCCGCAGCAGCAGAAGCTGCTCAGTGTGCCCGTGGGGATCATGGATGATCCAAGAGGACAGAGACAGGAAGCGCTGGAGATAGATTTTGCATCTGAAGGCAATCTGTTTGTCTATGGAACGCCGGGTACGGGCAAAACCGTGTTCCTCAAAACGTTATGTATTTCCATGGCCCTGATGTATCCGCCGGATGAGGTCAATATCTATATTATGGATTTTGGGGGGAGCTCGCTTAAAGCTACGGAGAAACTCCCTCATGTCGGCGGTGTAATGACACTGGAGCAAGAAGATAAGATTGATCAATTTATACGTTTTGTGTTCAGGGTTATGGAGGAACGAAGAACGTTGTTTGAAAATACGGGCAGTGAAGGATTCAGCGATTACCGTAGAAGTGGTCGGAAATTGCCATCATTTGTAGTCATGGTCGACAACTACTTCGCTTTATCGGAGACCTACGAAGATTTTGATGCACAAATGGTGCTGCTGGCTCGTGAAGGCTTTAAATACGGTATTTATATGGTCGCCACAGCAACCAACAGTGCATTGGTCAGATATAAATTTTCGGTCAACTTCAAGATGGCGATTAGCTTCCAGATGACCGAGAAGAGTGAATATGACGGTATTGTGGGACGAACGGAAGGGTTGGAGCCAGCAAAGGTTCCAGGCAGAGGGCTAGTACGAGGCAAACCGCCTTTGGAATTTCAGACATCGCTTCCTGATTATCAACATACCGCTACTGAGCTTATCTTGGAGAGAATGGAGGCCTTGCATCTAAGTGGTGCCACTCCAATTCCAGTGATGCCTTCTACAATTGACCTATGGCAGCTCAATAATGATACAGAGCAACTGGCTATAGGCTTGGCTAACAATGATTTACTACCCGTCTTTATAGATCTTCTTGCTACGCCGGTACTGATGGTAGCTGGAGAAGCGATGTCAGGCAAAAGCACTTTGCTAGTCTCGTGGATGAAGCTGCTGAGTGATAAACAGGATCTTGAGGTGTATGCGTTGGATTCCTCCGCTATGGGAATTTACGAGCTGATGCAGCAGCCATACGTAACGGATCTATCGAATGTGGATGATCTGGATGATTTCATTGAAGGGATAAAGGAACAACTGGAAACCAGACGCAGTGAGCTTCTCTCTTGCAGAATGTCCGGTGGTGACGTTGGCGCATTGATGAAGCAGTGGAAGCAGATGATCTTCGTCATTGATCGTCTAAGTGAATTTACAAGCGGAGACATGTACATGCTGCAAGAGCTGATTGAGCGAGTTGTGAAGCAAGAACGCGGTATGAAGGTGGCTGTTCTAGCGGCAGATAACACAAGTGATCTTACCTCTAATTGGGATTCTTTGGGCAAGACGATAAGGGAAGAACAGGCCGGGATCTTGCTAGGTAGAATTAAAGAACAAAATCTGTTCAATGTGTCCTTACCTTATGGAACCCAGGAGAAGGATGGGGAGCAAGGCGATGGCTATCTCATTGTGAAGAATAAATACACCGGATTAAGATGCGCTGTATGGAGTAAGGAGAATCAAGTTGCTGCAGGCATAGGAGTCTAG
- a CDS encoding WXG100 family type VII secretion target yields the protein MSVSPSEIRGNASQIHSLTNEVNSASKKLQSDYTQSASYWTGTASKAFQSEYNELDHEIKTLLRTLDRLESGVQRVASEVTRAEQEREEKRRLAEKAAQEALKQKQLEKQRQSQK from the coding sequence GTGTCAGTTAGTCCATCAGAAATCAGGGGAAACGCTTCACAGATCCATAGTTTAACTAATGAAGTGAACAGTGCTTCAAAAAAGCTGCAAAGTGATTATACACAATCAGCCAGCTATTGGACCGGTACAGCTTCTAAGGCATTTCAAAGTGAATACAACGAGTTGGATCATGAGATTAAGACCTTGCTCAGAACGCTGGATAGGCTCGAAAGTGGAGTCCAAAGAGTGGCTTCAGAAGTGACCCGTGCCGAACAAGAGAGAGAAGAAAAGCGAAGGTTGGCAGAGAAAGCGGCGCAAGAGGCGCTGAAGCAAAAGCAATTGGAAAAACAAAGGCAAAGCCAAAAGTAG
- a CDS encoding WXG100 family type VII secretion target produces MAGNNLTFNPDQALGVAKSIKTKASNADTLIKQLQTEIHAVSGWWQGESQTAFVQQFDGLMPSFKELVLCVENISKNLTQIANIKQQAEQEMASKLRGK; encoded by the coding sequence GTGGCGGGAAACAATCTTACATTTAATCCAGATCAGGCACTTGGTGTAGCTAAGTCAATCAAGACTAAAGCAAGCAATGCAGATACACTTATCAAACAATTGCAAACTGAAATCCATGCCGTTAGCGGTTGGTGGCAAGGAGAATCACAGACTGCTTTTGTACAACAATTCGACGGACTTATGCCTAGTTTTAAAGAGCTGGTTCTCTGTGTAGAGAATATCAGCAAGAACCTAACACAAATTGCTAACATCAAGCAACAAGCTGAGCAAGAAATGGCAAGTAAACTGCGCGGAAAATAA
- a CDS encoding DUF2974 domain-containing protein → MKLTEQQYITLATVLEAADGLELTDKLAFAGATAYAYKDEYNDRLIIFTYKGADWLADLQSLLSGQSSMPEEASRFVLKNKGEGNCQVTGYSMGGALALYAASVNEGVGGVVFDALGIANLLTTEQSGKVQVKNIVAYNSLVSALGKHNEEIVFARSGIEGTDFLIPDSLWQRYTFDSQGNVITGEKGNAYAMLSRINTLTEDHTPVFDAVMSGFGDTVGLTERASDHLGYVIFTLIDQLDVGKVRGALTEIAHKYERMVDEKFSVWRTEMNNIPESFLFDDIHAKFEQLSEAAMLEAAEVAEELNEITQAVLSILLICSPIGDQLMDHIEEWLDKLTDAIMECMEKLSNQMTGHLDKVVETYMNQMFKFPELKLDFEF, encoded by the coding sequence ATGAAGCTGACCGAACAACAATACATAACGCTGGCAACCGTTCTAGAAGCAGCAGATGGTCTCGAACTAACAGATAAATTGGCTTTTGCAGGTGCAACAGCCTATGCCTATAAAGATGAGTATAACGATAGATTAATTATCTTTACATATAAAGGCGCGGATTGGCTAGCTGATCTTCAGTCTCTGCTAAGCGGCCAAAGTAGCATGCCGGAGGAAGCTTCAAGATTTGTACTGAAGAACAAAGGAGAGGGCAATTGCCAGGTTACAGGTTATTCCATGGGCGGAGCTTTAGCCCTTTATGCAGCATCGGTTAATGAGGGGGTCGGTGGTGTAGTATTCGATGCTCTGGGAATCGCAAACCTTTTGACCACGGAGCAAAGTGGGAAGGTTCAAGTTAAGAATATTGTGGCCTATAACAGTCTTGTATCTGCATTAGGTAAACATAACGAAGAGATTGTATTTGCTAGATCGGGTATAGAGGGAACGGATTTCTTAATTCCTGATTCTCTTTGGCAGCGGTATACCTTTGATTCCCAGGGGAATGTGATTACAGGTGAAAAAGGGAATGCCTATGCTATGTTGTCCAGGATTAATACCTTAACGGAAGACCATACGCCTGTTTTTGATGCTGTTATGAGTGGATTTGGGGATACCGTCGGACTAACCGAACGTGCATCAGATCATTTGGGGTATGTGATCTTTACCTTAATAGATCAACTGGATGTTGGAAAAGTACGAGGTGCACTGACTGAAATTGCTCACAAATATGAGCGAATGGTGGATGAAAAGTTCAGTGTGTGGAGAACCGAAATGAATAATATTCCGGAATCCTTTCTCTTTGACGATATTCATGCGAAGTTCGAGCAATTATCTGAGGCAGCCATGCTTGAGGCAGCGGAAGTGGCGGAGGAGTTAAATGAAATTACACAGGCTGTCTTATCCATTCTTCTGATTTGCAGTCCGATAGGGGATCAATTGATGGATCATATTGAAGAGTGGCTCGATAAATTGACGGACGCTATCATGGAATGTATGGAGAAGCTATCTAACCAAATGACAGGACACCTCGATAAGGTGGTTGAAACTTACATGAATCAAATGTTCAAATTCCCGGAATTGAAGCTGGATTTTGAATTCTAG
- a CDS encoding Mbeg1-like protein: MADPDILSEIELKQISQIVYLDILDNKDLGKIYTRKNDKITLGEVLSFYSTPEGQRQLKERFPNDLNGVKEYDQWIVLIEQMNKPPYKNWEISNIVSHNKKEESGFVAFTVDTLNGEKVAAFRGSEPMENPLYRNDWKNNGTTAYSIEAMQQTEAREYMKSFKTDGSYDLYLTGHSLGGNLALYSSFILSEDLRKHLISASTFNAPGFNGDVLDKFKSNIDEMNEKGQIKEFRNKYDIVPALFLNPSAGIYIDTESERDDVLAHHSLLSLKTNGNNTFLLSDSQTRGLVPNLVHNITVGLEVIPDFLKESLVEGVFKVLDGEVDLRPLAIAGITVVGVLLATVGPVAVVTAAITTALAVLVGTIKALIALYIIGFVIDSVIPWIKQKVEDIKERVVSFYNQSVEFVTNMVTEAVRVTNLIGERIAEFSQKVKQAVSDVMTKMKDGFNRFVDNTIQYVKAQKEYWIGVKDKAMKKMGDIFQSVKAKIKKTKDEFIAGARTIKDSAISKVKSTITKTITKIAVASASVIQGAKILANMDKLESLQKSLVRKEESIAEIVERILSIASGVSSNVGRAYSESYVQAQLRELQRISNEVRTQKNLVTTAIHSKTAGLKYTITKYRDIESKIVAAARASTNTMRLN; the protein is encoded by the coding sequence ATGGCTGATCCTGATATTCTTTCAGAGATTGAGTTAAAGCAAATCTCCCAGATTGTTTATTTAGATATATTAGATAATAAAGACCTTGGGAAAATATATACACGTAAGAACGACAAAATCACTCTCGGCGAAGTTCTCAGTTTCTACTCTACACCCGAAGGTCAGCGGCAATTAAAAGAGCGCTTTCCCAACGATCTTAACGGAGTTAAAGAATACGACCAGTGGATTGTTCTCATAGAGCAGATGAATAAACCTCCATATAAGAATTGGGAGATTTCCAATATCGTCTCTCATAATAAAAAAGAGGAATCAGGCTTTGTTGCATTTACAGTGGATACCCTTAACGGAGAAAAGGTAGCTGCGTTCCGGGGTAGTGAACCTATGGAAAACCCACTTTACCGCAATGACTGGAAAAATAACGGGACAACGGCGTACTCCATTGAAGCTATGCAGCAAACGGAAGCGAGAGAGTATATGAAAAGCTTTAAGACCGACGGCAGTTATGATTTATATTTGACCGGGCATTCGCTAGGAGGCAACCTGGCTTTATATTCTTCCTTTATTCTGTCGGAGGATCTGCGTAAACACCTCATTTCGGCTTCAACCTTTAATGCTCCGGGATTTAATGGAGATGTACTAGACAAGTTCAAATCGAATATTGATGAAATGAATGAAAAAGGGCAAATCAAAGAGTTCAGGAATAAATATGACATCGTACCGGCCTTATTCCTAAATCCCTCGGCAGGTATTTATATAGATACTGAATCTGAACGGGATGACGTACTGGCTCATCACTCCTTACTCTCACTGAAGACCAATGGAAACAACACCTTTCTACTTTCGGATTCCCAGACACGGGGTTTAGTTCCTAACCTCGTGCATAATATTACGGTTGGTTTGGAGGTCATCCCTGATTTTCTGAAGGAGAGTTTGGTTGAAGGGGTGTTCAAAGTACTGGATGGGGAAGTGGATTTACGGCCATTAGCGATTGCAGGAATAACGGTAGTTGGAGTATTACTGGCGACTGTTGGGCCTGTTGCAGTTGTTACTGCGGCGATTACTACAGCGTTAGCTGTACTCGTTGGTACTATAAAAGCATTGATTGCGCTTTATATAATCGGTTTTGTCATTGACAGTGTCATTCCCTGGATTAAGCAAAAGGTGGAAGACATCAAGGAGAGAGTGGTTTCCTTTTATAATCAAAGTGTTGAATTTGTAACGAATATGGTTACAGAAGCTGTCCGAGTCACTAATCTAATCGGTGAAAGAATTGCGGAGTTTTCACAAAAGGTAAAACAAGCAGTCTCTGATGTTATGACAAAAATGAAAGATGGCTTCAACCGGTTTGTGGATAACACTATTCAATATGTAAAAGCCCAGAAGGAATATTGGATCGGTGTAAAAGACAAAGCGATGAAGAAAATGGGAGATATATTCCAAAGTGTAAAAGCTAAAATCAAGAAAACCAAGGATGAATTTATCGCTGGCGCTCGTACGATTAAAGATTCAGCAATCAGCAAAGTTAAATCGACCATTACAAAAACTATAACGAAAATTGCAGTTGCATCCGCCAGTGTCATACAAGGAGCCAAGATTTTGGCGAATATGGATAAACTGGAGAGTCTGCAGAAAAGCCTGGTGCGTAAGGAGGAGAGCATTGCTGAAATCGTCGAAAGGATATTGTCTATAGCTTCTGGAGTAAGTTCTAATGTGGGCAGAGCTTATAGTGAATCTTATGTGCAAGCCCAATTAAGAGAGTTGCAGCGTATAAGCAATGAAGTTAGGACACAAAAAAATCTTGTAACAACAGCAATTCATAGCAAAACCGCAGGCCTAAAATACACGATAACAAAATATCGGGACATCGAATCCAAGATTGTTGCGGCTGCCCGTGCAAGTACTAATACAATGCGTCTGAACTAA
- a CDS encoding copper amine oxidase N-terminal domain-containing protein — MKKIMSSLVVLFMVVLFSSSFTGLAASLPLRVVVNGEKVIFPDAQPFIDAQQRVQLPVRFISEALGAEVLWDSKAKKATISLEGKTMGVYIGKKSYELNGTTKQMDTAALFKQSRTFVPLRFVYEGLGVNVKWDDAVKTVYITTPGNEPPTSTPETGNSSEPKVATVEGFKIPYTELGPNREPVYISNSKLTVFGSSEPAEGKYLFQITVQYEVKDADPVQAANEAEEILKQKIESNVVDSIMEYVRSKRERVDVLPIKEFSDKNFKVIVQSKEWGSVHLSIWRK; from the coding sequence ATGAAAAAAATAATGAGTTCGCTGGTTGTATTATTTATGGTTGTCCTGTTCTCTTCGAGTTTTACGGGGTTAGCCGCAAGTCTTCCATTGAGGGTAGTAGTTAATGGAGAAAAGGTGATTTTTCCAGATGCCCAGCCTTTTATTGATGCGCAGCAAAGAGTTCAGCTTCCAGTTCGTTTTATAAGTGAAGCTCTTGGAGCTGAGGTGTTATGGGACAGTAAGGCTAAAAAAGCGACAATTTCGCTTGAAGGCAAAACCATGGGTGTCTATATCGGGAAAAAGAGCTATGAGCTTAATGGAACGACGAAGCAAATGGATACGGCTGCACTGTTTAAGCAATCAAGAACGTTTGTCCCGCTTCGTTTTGTATATGAAGGGCTCGGTGTAAACGTGAAATGGGATGATGCCGTGAAGACGGTTTATATTACTACTCCGGGGAATGAGCCTCCTACGAGTACTCCAGAAACAGGGAATTCAAGTGAACCAAAAGTAGCAACGGTTGAAGGTTTTAAAATTCCATACACTGAGTTAGGACCAAATAGGGAACCTGTCTATATTTCAAATTCTAAACTCACAGTGTTTGGTAGTTCTGAGCCAGCAGAGGGTAAATACCTTTTCCAAATCACAGTTCAATATGAAGTTAAAGATGCTGATCCTGTGCAAGCAGCTAATGAGGCAGAAGAAATTCTAAAACAAAAGATTGAAAGTAATGTGGTGGATTCTATTATGGAGTATGTAAGATCTAAAAGAGAAAGAGTGGATGTATTACCAATAAAGGAATTCTCAGATAAAAACTTTAAAGTTATAGTGCAATCTAAGGAGTGGGGGAGTGTACATCTTTCCATATGGAGGAAATAG